In the genome of Rhodoplanes sp. Z2-YC6860, one region contains:
- a CDS encoding TylF/MycF/NovP-related O-methyltransferase, with protein MNEMRLINKYLNLLEASLVGTLYKDPPQDPWAGPTHNPLLRALGRDWPALAQTMIGTARMGNLRNACETVILDGIPGDFIETGVWRGGACIFMKGIIEAYGERERRVFVADSFMGLPEPDADKYAADKGDTHHTHKQLAVSRQDVEDNFRSYQLLDERVMFLEGWFKDTLHVAPIEKLAVLRVDGDMYESTIQAMDALYGKLSPGGFLIVDDYFLPPCAQAINEFRAKHGITEVILPIDGMGVYWRRNR; from the coding sequence ATGAATGAGATGCGGCTGATCAATAAGTACCTCAATCTGCTCGAAGCATCTCTGGTCGGAACGCTCTACAAAGATCCTCCTCAGGACCCTTGGGCCGGTCCCACCCACAATCCACTGCTCCGCGCGCTCGGCCGTGACTGGCCGGCGCTGGCGCAGACCATGATCGGCACCGCGCGCATGGGCAATCTGCGCAACGCCTGCGAGACCGTGATCCTGGACGGCATCCCGGGCGACTTCATAGAGACCGGCGTCTGGCGCGGCGGCGCCTGCATCTTCATGAAGGGCATCATCGAAGCCTATGGCGAGCGCGAGCGCCGCGTGTTCGTCGCCGACAGCTTCATGGGATTGCCCGAGCCCGACGCCGATAAATATGCAGCCGACAAGGGCGACACGCACCACACCCACAAGCAGCTTGCGGTGTCACGCCAGGACGTCGAGGACAATTTCCGAAGCTACCAGCTGCTCGACGAGCGCGTGATGTTTCTCGAAGGCTGGTTCAAGGACACGCTGCATGTCGCGCCGATCGAGAAGCTCGCGGTGCTCCGCGTCGACGGCGACATGTACGAATCGACCATCCAGGCGATGGATGCGCTCTATGGCAAACTGTCGCCCGGCGGCTTCCTGATCGTTGACGACTATTTCCTGCCGCCCTGCGCCCAGGCGATCAACGAATTCCGTGCCAAGCACGGGATCACCGAGGTGATTCTGCCGATCGACGGCATGGGCGTTTACTGGCGCCGGAACCGGTAG